A window from Trinickia violacea encodes these proteins:
- a CDS encoding type II secretion system F family protein, with the protein MNAVNLVTVVAFLTVASLGFYVPRWLPLAHRKARKRIRRRMREISLRGGGQQTDRPGSGVALLSLDRQRGPLAAWLHRYAAHVRAVGGKAGMRLIGASAVIGFLLAAAGASLADAPAIVRVVAYAGVPLLAVRMSYRFLVSRFRTRFLEAFPDTIDLIVRAVRAGIPVVQAINTAGHDAEEPVRSTFRVIGDSLLLGADLKDVLNQASERLQIADFSFFTVYLLLQRETGGSLGETLEELAEIIRSRREIRLKSRALTAEGRITTKVISAVPFVITGFLFLVNRSYIELLFTTSAGHKMLTAAAVLLAIGLLTINKIAKLDTSR; encoded by the coding sequence ATGAACGCCGTCAATCTCGTTACCGTCGTCGCGTTTCTCACGGTCGCCTCGCTGGGGTTCTATGTGCCGCGCTGGCTTCCACTCGCGCATCGCAAAGCGCGGAAGCGCATCCGCCGGCGCATGCGCGAGATCTCGCTGCGAGGCGGCGGCCAGCAGACCGATCGGCCGGGGTCGGGCGTCGCGCTCTTGAGCCTCGATCGCCAGCGCGGCCCGCTAGCCGCGTGGCTGCACCGGTATGCGGCGCACGTCCGAGCCGTGGGCGGCAAGGCGGGCATGCGGCTGATCGGCGCGAGCGCCGTGATCGGCTTCCTGCTCGCGGCCGCCGGCGCGAGCCTTGCCGACGCGCCGGCCATCGTGCGGGTCGTCGCCTATGCCGGCGTGCCGTTGCTTGCGGTGCGGATGAGCTACCGGTTTCTCGTCTCGCGCTTTCGCACGCGCTTTCTCGAAGCGTTTCCGGACACGATCGACCTGATCGTGCGCGCCGTGCGCGCGGGCATCCCCGTCGTTCAGGCAATCAACACCGCCGGTCACGATGCCGAAGAACCCGTGCGTTCGACCTTCCGGGTCATCGGCGACAGCCTCTTGCTCGGCGCCGACTTGAAGGACGTGTTGAATCAGGCGTCCGAGCGTCTGCAGATCGCGGATTTCTCGTTCTTCACGGTCTATCTGCTGCTGCAGCGCGAGACGGGCGGCAGCCTCGGCGAAACGCTCGAAGAGCTCGCGGAAATCATTCGCTCGCGCCGCGAAATCCGGCTGAAAAGCCGCGCGCTGACCGCCGAAGGACGGATCACGACGAAAGTCATTTCCGCCGTGCCGTTTGTGATCACCGGGTTCCTGTTCCTCGTGAACCGGTCCTATATCGAGCTGCTGTTCACCACGAGTGCGGGACACAAGATGCTGACCGCGGCCGCCGTCCTGCTCGCCATCGGCTTGCTGACCATCAACAAGATTGCGAAACTGGATACGTCGCGATGA
- a CDS encoding CpaF family protein, with protein sequence MKDHTPPKPAPASASRPAARAQAPFDSHEELIRSERFETIRAAVFASMNLSAALMKSRGEVRAGIDEIARHAIEREQLKITGSEQVQIVDAILNDMFGVGPIEPLLADDTVTDILVNGADQVYVERQGKLELTPLKFRDDAHVVNVAQRIAAAVGRRVDESSPMVDARLADGSRVNVVLPPIAMRGPSISIRKFAKRDITLARMAQQGNLSPAILQVLKIACMCRLNVVISGGTGSGKTTLLNAMSQHIEAHERIVTIEDAAELQLQQPHVVSLETRPENTEGTGGVSQRDLVRNALRMRPDRIILGEIRGPEAFDVLQAMNTGHDGSMTTIHANTPRDAISRLESMVMMANANLQLLSIRRQIASAVHLIVQIERMRDGMRRITRITEIVGMEGDVVISQDLFAFRQNAGASLDDVTGAFESTSIRPAFAARAAYYGVEDALIEALRT encoded by the coding sequence ATGAAGGACCACACACCGCCCAAGCCGGCTCCCGCTTCCGCAAGCCGCCCGGCGGCTCGAGCCCAGGCGCCGTTCGACAGCCACGAGGAACTGATTCGCTCCGAGCGCTTCGAGACGATCCGCGCCGCCGTGTTCGCCTCGATGAATCTGTCGGCCGCGCTGATGAAGTCGCGCGGCGAAGTCCGCGCCGGCATCGACGAAATCGCGCGCCACGCGATCGAGCGCGAGCAACTGAAGATCACCGGGAGCGAGCAAGTCCAGATCGTCGACGCGATCCTGAACGACATGTTCGGCGTCGGTCCGATCGAGCCGCTGCTCGCCGACGACACCGTCACAGACATCCTCGTCAACGGCGCCGACCAGGTCTACGTCGAGCGTCAAGGCAAGCTCGAGCTGACGCCGCTCAAGTTCCGCGACGACGCCCACGTCGTCAACGTCGCCCAGCGCATTGCCGCCGCGGTCGGCCGCCGCGTCGACGAAAGCTCGCCGATGGTCGACGCGCGGCTCGCCGACGGCAGCCGCGTCAACGTCGTGCTGCCGCCCATCGCGATGCGCGGGCCGTCGATCTCGATCCGCAAGTTCGCGAAGCGCGACATCACGCTCGCGCGCATGGCGCAGCAAGGCAACCTGTCGCCGGCGATCCTGCAAGTGCTCAAGATCGCCTGCATGTGCCGCCTGAACGTCGTGATTTCCGGCGGCACGGGCTCGGGCAAGACGACCTTGCTCAACGCGATGTCGCAGCACATCGAGGCGCACGAACGGATCGTGACGATCGAGGATGCCGCCGAGCTGCAATTGCAGCAGCCGCACGTGGTGAGCCTCGAAACGCGTCCGGAGAACACCGAGGGCACAGGCGGCGTGTCGCAGCGCGATCTCGTGCGCAACGCACTGCGGATGCGGCCCGATCGCATCATCCTCGGCGAAATCCGCGGCCCGGAAGCGTTCGACGTGCTGCAGGCGATGAACACCGGCCACGACGGCTCGATGACGACGATCCACGCGAACACGCCGCGCGACGCCATCAGCCGGCTCGAAAGCATGGTCATGATGGCCAACGCCAATCTGCAGCTGCTGTCGATCCGCCGCCAGATCGCAAGCGCCGTGCATCTGATCGTGCAGATCGAGCGCATGCGCGACGGCATGCGCCGCATCACGCGCATCACCGAGATCGTCGGCATGGAAGGCGACGTGGTCATCTCGCAGGATCTCTTCGCGTTTCGCCAGAACGCGGGGGCGTCGCTCGACGACGTGACCGGCGCGTTCGAATCGACCTCGATACGGCCCGCGTTCGCGGCGCGCGCCGCCTATTACGGCGTCGAAGACGCGCTGATCGAAGCGCTGCGGACATGA
- a CDS encoding CpaD family pilus assembly lipoprotein codes for MSRPAFRRAARLAALAALALSGCLSAPPPLNLPDASVIGYQDGRAVPPDCAKLNEPSHLVDAGVRQPSVAFGCATYSNLAVMIARPEDVVAPLPYAGADAATAASAVRRYQEDRIKQPTAPTSTTTTPASPTTSQYAH; via the coding sequence ATGTCACGTCCAGCCTTCCGCCGCGCCGCGCGACTCGCCGCGCTGGCGGCGCTCGCGCTCTCCGGGTGCCTGTCCGCGCCGCCGCCGCTCAACCTGCCCGATGCGTCGGTGATCGGCTACCAGGACGGGCGCGCGGTGCCGCCTGACTGCGCGAAGCTCAACGAGCCGTCGCATCTCGTCGATGCCGGCGTGCGGCAGCCGAGCGTCGCGTTCGGTTGCGCGACCTATTCGAACCTCGCCGTCATGATCGCGCGTCCGGAGGACGTCGTCGCGCCGCTGCCCTACGCGGGCGCCGACGCCGCCACCGCGGCCTCGGCCGTGCGCCGCTACCAGGAGGATCGCATCAAGCAGCCCACGGCCCCGACGTCGACGACGACAACGCCGGCATCCCCGACAACTTCGCAGTACGCCCACTGA
- a CDS encoding AAA family ATPase: MKVATPFSSQPAAVKTADFVAIVTDPGSRDVIGKLLLDHAIPNAHLQLGTFEDTIRLLQQVERSPRQLIVDVSDLAMPLSDLNRLAQVCEPSIKVVAIGDQNDVGLFRNLLRIGVQDYLVKPLTVELLRRSLASNEPVLQVRTGKVLSFIGARGGVGVTTIAVCLARHLSSETRRRIAYVDLNLNGGAANAQLGVLNNNGLIELLQMPQRPDASFIERVLVTKTDRLFVLSAELPYGADPSIRPGAVAELVDALKQDFHYVLLDVPRGGGHVMEEALDTSNLVYLVADRSVHAARECARLIRFAQELPGERITSVLLNNPLEPVNGRVDGADFDQAFGRMIAHELPYAPKALALAENLGEPVAAARHGFLSTIAAVAHGITGEGAAAAEPWYAWFTKKRG; the protein is encoded by the coding sequence ATGAAAGTCGCGACGCCCTTCTCCAGCCAGCCCGCCGCGGTCAAGACGGCGGATTTCGTCGCGATCGTCACCGATCCCGGCAGCCGCGACGTGATCGGCAAGCTGCTGCTCGACCACGCGATCCCGAACGCGCATCTGCAGCTCGGCACGTTCGAAGACACCATCCGGCTGCTGCAGCAAGTCGAGCGCTCGCCGCGCCAGCTCATCGTCGACGTGTCGGACCTCGCGATGCCGCTTTCCGATCTGAACCGGCTCGCTCAAGTCTGCGAACCGTCGATCAAGGTCGTGGCGATCGGCGACCAGAACGACGTCGGCCTGTTTCGCAATCTGCTGCGCATCGGCGTGCAGGACTATCTCGTCAAGCCGCTGACCGTCGAGTTGCTGCGGCGCTCGCTCGCCTCGAACGAGCCGGTGCTGCAGGTGCGCACCGGCAAGGTGCTCTCCTTCATCGGCGCGCGCGGCGGCGTGGGCGTCACCACGATAGCGGTGTGTCTCGCGCGCCATCTGTCGAGCGAAACGCGCCGGCGCATCGCCTATGTCGACCTGAACCTGAACGGCGGCGCGGCGAACGCGCAGCTCGGCGTGCTGAACAACAACGGCTTGATCGAGCTCTTGCAAATGCCGCAGCGGCCCGACGCCTCGTTCATCGAGCGCGTGCTCGTGACGAAGACCGACCGCCTCTTCGTGCTCTCCGCCGAGCTTCCGTATGGCGCCGATCCGTCGATCCGGCCGGGCGCGGTCGCCGAACTCGTCGATGCGCTCAAGCAGGACTTCCACTACGTGCTGCTCGACGTTCCGCGCGGCGGCGGGCACGTCATGGAAGAAGCGCTCGACACCTCGAATCTCGTCTACCTCGTCGCCGACCGCTCGGTGCACGCCGCGCGCGAATGCGCGCGCCTGATCCGCTTTGCGCAGGAGTTGCCCGGCGAGCGCATCACGTCGGTCTTGCTCAACAATCCGCTCGAACCGGTGAACGGCCGCGTCGACGGCGCCGACTTCGATCAGGCGTTCGGCCGCATGATCGCGCACGAGCTGCCGTATGCGCCCAAGGCGCTGGCGCTCGCCGAGAACCTCGGCGAACCCGTCGCCGCCGCGCGGCACGGCTTTCTGAGCACCATCGCGGCGGTGGCGCACGGCATCACGGGCGAAGGCGCGGCCGCCGCTGAGCCTTGGTATGCATGGTTCACGAAAAAGCGGGGGTAG